The sequence cagcttggtgtgaagaaattaaCCGTGTTAGCAATTATtgggaaatggaagacatacaaggcCACTGATAATCCCCCTCCATCTAGGGCTCCCTGCAAGATCTCACaccgtggggtcaaaatgatcacaagaacggtgagcaaaaatcccagaaccacacagaGGGACCTAGTgactgacctgcagagagctgggaccaaagtaacaaaggctactgtcagtaacacactacattGCCAGGGACttaaatcctgcagtgccagacgtggccccctgctaaagccattACATTTTCAGGCCCCCGTCTAAAGTTTgaaagagagcatttggatgatccagatgAGGATTAGAAAAATGTCccatggtcagatgaaaccgaaatcgaactttttggtaagaattCTACTGGTCGTGTTTGTAGGAGAAAGAATGCAGAGttacatccaaagaacaccatactcactgtaaagcatggtggtggaagcatcatgctttggggctgtttttttagcaaagggaccaggacaactgatccgtgtaaaggaaagaaggaATGGGGCCGTGTATTGTcagattttaagaaaaaacctccttccatcagcaagggcactgaagatgaaacatggctgggtctttcagcatgacaacgatcccaaacacactgaccGGGTAACAAGGAGTGGCTACGTAAGGAGCATTttaaggtcctggagtggcctagccagttttttccacaataatttacaaataaattctttaaaaatcagacaatgtgatttttctgaattttttcttcttattttgtcTCGCATAGTttaggtatacctatgatgaaaattacaggcctctttcATCCTTTCAGGTGGGAGAACTAGGACatttggtggctgactgaatacttttttccccattgtatgtttttttttaattgtccagTTGCTGACAGGTCAACTGTGCAACTTTATTGACTCCAGTCATCCTTTGCTTTAACACAGTTCACCTTTTAAGATCTTtctgtttcacagattttttattttttggtgtaatttggatttttttttgtttttacagtatATTGTGTTCtgcgttctgattggctgttgaccatTATAAATTAATCTCTTTCATGCTGCCATCCTGTCTAGAGTATGTTTATCTTGCCAATTCTAAAAAAATTTCAATTGCAATctgatctttattttcattctataataccgGACTGATTGTTCTACAAAAGTTTGAACagtgagagtttaaacaagagagaaaagtgtgaaaatgttcatttctgagAAAAATTATAGTAAAAATTAAAGCTGACTACTTTGCGGATTTCACATATTGCGGGTTATAGAACAGATAAACGAAGGACCACTGTatatcctttattttgtttatattttatgttaatGGGTAAAGGGAAAAACTGCAGTGGAAAGTGGTGAATATATCAATGAGAAAACACTTCTGATGAAGTGTTCTTTTCTTAGGCTAGAGCAGTGAGCTGGAATGGCCTTCCATTTATTGGTCAGGGAAACCTACCTAATGGTTCTTaaacggaaaaaaacaaatgttttcttcattttagtcaatatttgctgtattttttccaCACATACCCCAACAATAAAGCCAAGcacattttaatctgttttgAGTTGCACTCTATTTATCTTACAGTAGTCGTTTGATtacgattatgccatttttaaggcaaaataaaaagaaaaactgttgttttctaggacaaagtttctgcataGAGCTACCGGTTCATTAGATATTTgcccctgagttgtgggagaGATTGTTGGCACAAAGTAAGCCTGACGCCACTTCCTGGCATCCAACTGCTTactctctctcccactagcttacagccccccacaaccccaacctaacattaccctgaaacaaaaacagcaagcaatattggagctacccatacgtacagttttgagccaaattcaAGCTCGGACGACAAAACCAAAGATgctcatggatctgtttgtggatgcatcagaatggaaaggagcagggagcttttggcttgCCGTAGAAGCTTCTGCATCACTACTACGAGCTTTTACCAAATGCATTTTcgcttctgctcctgattcacaattatttgaataaaaaaatactcagaaatgtaattttaagctgaattttcttatatgttatatgttctccatcatgccCCAAAAACACgtctaaaacaccaaaaatacgattttcattggagtgtgtctttacTTTCTCTgacgtttcttttttctttccgtGTCTGTGCAGTTGGTAGTTCATGTTGGAGTCTCGGGCATGGCCACTACTGTCACGCTGGAGAAGTGTGGCAGAAATCATGGTTACAAGGGACTGGACAACAGCAGCTTCTGTCCGGATTCACAATGTTGCATTGTGGGAGGCCCAGACTGTATCAACTCAGTTATTGACATGGAGTCCGTCTGCAAGAGAGTGACTGCGTCAGGACTGGGAGTAGCCGTCTCTGTTTCCAAAGATGCTGGAAGGtctttttttattcccttttaGTTAAGATATAGTAACATTCAGACATTATTTATACTCGGTGAGGGTAGTGACATGTGCATGCATGATATGAGAAAAACTTGCACTAGTAGTGATCAGTATTGCAACAACAAAATGACGTgcaatagcaaaacaaaaaacaactaatacatcatttccatttcacagcAACAGTTGTATTTAAGTAAAAGACATTGTAACTTCAATTATACTCCGAAAGATCCTCCTTTCATAAAGGCTCCATTGGATTGGTCACTGGCGAgaaggggtccatccgattAGTCAAATGCGTAAAGGGCTTTTGTTTGATTCTTTAAATTCTTTAAGCTGCCACAAGATTGTATTGGcatgtatttaaacatttaaggtaAGCATTTATCGCAGTTAATGCCATCTTTTGCGATACACGTTTCACACAGACATCACAATGAAGATATATTTGCCGTTTATTATGTTTGAGAGCTTTTACTAGCTAAGTCTTCATTGCAGTGCAACACTGTAATggtcaaagaaaaatgaacaatttagTATTTAGCAACTTTCCAGCTTTTAACTCCAACTTCTATAACATATTACACCAAATAATCTGAAAGTTTTTACTGCCAATAATTTTGTGAACTGCTGCTATTGATAATCTCAGATTTATTCAAattcattgaatatttttgacatgtttattCATGGCTTGCTTTGCTCCCATACAGGTATCTCTGTGACTATACCTACTACACATCCCTGTACCTGAGCCACGGCCGTTCTGCCTTCATTCACGTGCCTCCTCTCGGAAAGCCTTACAGCGGGGAAGACCTGGGCCGGGCGCTGCAGGCCATCATCCGGGAGATGCTGAAGCTTCTTGAGCAGGCGGAGGAAAAGATCAATTCCCAGCAGCACATCCACTAAGTGCCCTTCAAATTCTAACCAGCCTCTCCTGCCCTTGTCACACAAGAAAAATTGCACTTGACCACAAGTAGCCAAACTTCTTTTATACTTTGATCCTTTTCTTGACTTGGATATGCTTCAACTTATTAGGCTGTTGGAAGCATGtgcctctttgtttttgtgttgtttcttttcctttttctacacCTGATTGAATACGATTTCAACGTATCCCCACCACAGGAGGAGAACATCCACACAACCGTTGGTTCCTTCGGTTTCTCTCAATTCCGAAAGACACAAGCAACGTTTGCAAAGTGCTtcttaaatgtgttcatatgcAGTCCACAGTTAGAGATGGAGCGCTGTAACCCCAAATATGGCTTCTATTGATGCACCTTATAGAGTTAGGGTTATTGGAATAGTTATAGAAGGCACATTTGGGTGTACTGCATTATCCATCTCAGAATTCTcctctttttagtttttattttctcgtatttgtTTCAATTACCAGGTGTTTACCCAAATGATACAATTTCTCTGTGCCCGTAATGCATTATGGATTATATAGTAAgcattaattttctttaacattCTCTTTGTCTGTTCCTTACAGTTGACTTGTTCACATTTGTTTCTCTggtaatttttctttataagaAGTTGTAAATTTGCCTTCTCTAACAAAGGTTATTTAAATCAGGGAACGGGTTGGTTCCAGCTCATACTTCCCCAGTTTCTTGGCTCAATTTTGACACCAATAAACCCAAATCAACCCTTTTGAGACCTGTCCCTGGGCTGTGCAATGTTAGTTCACAGGTCTCATCTAATGAATCcactcaaaaacaaatattaaagttttcttttagctgcacaactgttaaaaaaaaatcaaacttttcatTCTTCAGCGCTTCTGAACTATTGAGGATTTTTCAAGTAAACACCTTGTGTACATTTAAACCTGCATTAAAGTTGCAGAAATATGCAAATAAGTACTTTTCACTTTTGTGCAGCCGTAATTGCTACCCCTTGATTAAagctttttggtctttttttttatttttatttcaatgatttgaatctTTCAGATTTAATAAAGATGGACTTCAAGTTCAGTCATAATTGGGCCTTGAATTATTTCTGTTgcactttctgttttttatgtctGTTGTACCTAATCTGGAATCTGGACAGAATATCTCAAACAATGTGAAAGACTAAGTTTTgtacataaaagattttttttctgtcactgtaatctaaaaaaatgtagcttttcAAACACaagcatcattttcttttgtttttttctacatttattaCAATAATGTGTGTAAAATGTGCTTAATTGGTGAgtgtgaaacatgttttttgttgccTAGTTCCCCTTTAATCAGATCCAAGACACAATTAGCAGTAATTTTCATCTCAAAGTCTGAATCTGCTGTTGAACGGAGTTTTGTTCAATTATTTCAGTTTGTTGTTCAGTCTACCTTAATTTCTAGGCTATTTTGCCACCTTCCAAAGATTTACTTTGGttgaaaatggttttaaaatgcTCCAAATTGATCACTGCCCTTCGAGGGGACATAAATGTAGCCTATCCTGTAACATATAGACCAATATATTGCATCATTTGTATGGTATATTTTCCCATTAATTTTGAGTACTGGTAAATCCCTGTTCTTTTAAActgatcttgtttttttttttttttatgtataaagcattttttactcCAAAGTAGGTTTCTGGAACTGTAAATGTTTTAGTGTTA comes from Oryzias latipes chromosome 4, ASM223467v1 and encodes:
- the pgpep1 gene encoding pyroglutamyl-peptidase 1; protein product: MDNSKRNVVVTGFGPFGEHTINPSWVAVQELKKLGLGSNVDLHVYEVPVEYQTVQSLVPSLWKQYHPQLVVHVGVSGMATTVTLEKCGRNHGYKGLDNSSFCPDSQCCIVGGPDCINSVIDMESVCKRVTASGLGVAVSVSKDAGRYLCDYTYYTSLYLSHGRSAFIHVPPLGKPYSGEDLGRALQAIIREMLKLLEQAEEKINSQQHIH